The Claveliimonas bilis genome window below encodes:
- a CDS encoding TadE/TadG family type IV pilus assembly protein, giving the protein MAFTDTTMFFNQNISHRHHCLLNKRAPFCVSGSITIEAALAVPMFFLAIIALCYMMEVMSVRTSIRSGMQSAGKMAAREAYMKPVLIPGEIEKTVIESIGEERLEQSIIEGGSQGIRCEKSYMSPVTGLMEIRVNYRVFLPVRFFGQITVPMEESCRLKGWIGYEKTGFLHRDETVVYITETGMVYHKDYHCTYLELSIKTVPSNEVDALRNKSQGKYYPCERCTGRQLGEEVYITDYGNRYHSSLSCSGLKRTIYAVPLSEAAGKGACSKCG; this is encoded by the coding sequence ATGGCTTTCACGGATACAACCATGTTCTTTAATCAAAATATCTCACATCGTCATCATTGTTTGTTGAACAAAAGGGCGCCTTTCTGTGTTTCCGGAAGTATAACAATAGAGGCAGCGCTGGCTGTTCCTATGTTTTTTCTGGCAATTATTGCGCTTTGCTATATGATGGAAGTAATGTCAGTGCGGACAAGCATACGAAGCGGAATGCAGTCGGCGGGGAAGATGGCGGCCAGAGAAGCATATATGAAGCCGGTTCTCATTCCGGGAGAGATTGAAAAAACGGTGATTGAGTCAATTGGAGAAGAGCGGCTGGAGCAAAGTATTATAGAAGGTGGCAGTCAGGGAATACGCTGTGAAAAATCCTACATGTCTCCGGTGACAGGACTTATGGAGATCCGGGTAAATTACAGAGTGTTTCTTCCGGTGCGATTCTTTGGACAAATTACAGTACCGATGGAAGAGTCCTGCAGATTAAAAGGATGGATAGGATACGAGAAAACAGGATTTTTACATAGGGATGAAACCGTTGTTTATATTACAGAGACAGGGATGGTCTACCACAAAGACTATCACTGTACCTATCTGGAGCTGTCGATCAAAACAGTACCGTCCAATGAGGTAGATGCTCTTAGAAATAAAAGCCAGGGGAAATATTATCCCTGTGAACGGTGTACAGGCCGCCAGCTGGGGGAAGAAGTGTATATTACAGATTATGGAAATCGCTATCATTCATCTTTAAGCTGCAGCGGTCTGAAAAGAACAATTTATGCAGTACCGCTGTCAGAGGCGGCGGGGAAAGGAGCTTGTTCAAAATGCGGATAA
- a CDS encoding DUF5702 domain-containing protein has protein sequence MENLRGEMTAFLALIFILLISFAGSLMESVSIQSAKNYRRADMNRAVESVFAEYQKEMLEEFDLFVLEGSYESGSYSKDRIMDRLSYYGAGNMEHSIKRMEIITDRGGAPFLEQVNQWVKHKYGLDKLDGLLGEAQSWKSQSEEAKKFQKEEENQNQTLEDLLKENEQQLPTEDNPLNTVSGLKNSPLLNLVMPKEKTVSAKSIELSSMVFHRSLEEGYGDFQDVSDGTGASSLALGVYLLEHFKSAVSKEESDTGASASALEYELEYILGGKGSDRENLEYVVQRLLAIRVVPNYIYLQSDSAKKAEARAMALTLCTLLAVPAITEAVMQALLFAWAFGESVVDIRALLDGRKVPLTKDRQSWQLQLSALSRLGEEGEWKSGQDSEKGLDYTDYIRILLFLQNTGQTARRSLNLMEQKLRTEKGFTWFRADYCITKIEFESVCKLRRGINYRFATYFGYN, from the coding sequence TTGGAGAACCTGCGGGGAGAAATGACTGCTTTTTTAGCATTGATTTTTATTTTGCTGATTTCCTTTGCGGGTTCTTTGATGGAAAGCGTTTCTATACAAAGCGCGAAAAACTACAGAAGAGCGGATATGAACCGGGCGGTGGAATCGGTGTTTGCAGAGTATCAGAAAGAGATGCTGGAAGAATTTGATCTGTTTGTCCTGGAAGGAAGTTATGAAAGCGGCAGCTATTCTAAGGATAGGATCATGGATCGGCTTTCCTATTATGGTGCGGGAAATATGGAGCACAGTATAAAAAGAATGGAAATTATCACGGACCGAGGAGGAGCACCTTTTCTTGAACAGGTGAATCAGTGGGTAAAGCATAAATACGGTTTGGATAAGCTGGATGGGCTGCTGGGAGAGGCGCAAAGTTGGAAAAGCCAGAGCGAAGAGGCAAAGAAGTTCCAGAAAGAGGAAGAAAATCAAAATCAGACACTGGAAGATTTGCTGAAGGAAAATGAGCAGCAGCTGCCGACAGAAGATAATCCTTTAAATACAGTTTCCGGGCTGAAAAATTCTCCGCTTTTAAACCTTGTTATGCCAAAGGAAAAAACAGTATCGGCGAAAAGTATCGAACTTTCTTCCATGGTATTTCACAGAAGCCTGGAAGAAGGATATGGAGACTTCCAGGATGTTTCAGATGGGACAGGCGCTTCTTCTCTGGCGCTGGGAGTATATCTTTTAGAGCACTTCAAATCGGCAGTTTCAAAAGAGGAGAGTGATACCGGGGCATCAGCAAGTGCGCTGGAGTATGAATTGGAATACATACTTGGCGGAAAAGGCAGCGACAGAGAAAATCTGGAATATGTTGTACAGCGGCTCCTGGCTATCCGAGTAGTTCCTAATTATATTTATCTGCAAAGCGACAGTGCAAAGAAGGCGGAAGCAAGAGCGATGGCGCTTACTTTGTGCACATTGCTGGCTGTCCCGGCAATTACGGAGGCAGTTATGCAGGCGCTTCTGTTTGCCTGGGCCTTTGGAGAGAGCGTGGTGGATATAAGAGCTTTGCTGGACGGAAGAAAAGTACCTTTAACGAAAGATCGGCAAAGCTGGCAGCTTCAGTTGTCCGCCCTGTCCCGGCTGGGAGAAGAGGGAGAATGGAAAAGCGGACAAGATTCAGAAAAAGGATTGGATTATACCGATTATATAAGAATCTTACTTTTCCTGCAAAACACCGGGCAGACAGCCCGGCGCAGCCTGAATCTGATGGAGCAGAAATTGAGAACAGAGAAGGGATTTACCTGGTTTCGGGCAGATTACTGTATCACAAAAATAGAGTTTGAATCTGTTTGCAAACTTCGCAGAGGGATCAATTACCGCTTTGCTACCTATTTCGGATATAACTAG
- a CDS encoding TadE family protein has translation MSDRKKDKSILKKKYQGSLTVEAAYLMPVIGMILAVSILALFYFHDKNIISSCAYETAVVGSTKAREKDGVSPDILIRAFQERIHGKCILFPDAAVEVQVKENMILVHAYSRRKGMTVSTEHRMKVTDPEKYIRDFRRIGK, from the coding sequence ATGAGTGACAGGAAAAAGGATAAGTCAATATTAAAAAAGAAATATCAGGGAAGCCTGACTGTGGAGGCAGCATATCTGATGCCGGTGATAGGGATGATATTAGCAGTCAGCATTTTGGCATTATTTTATTTTCATGACAAGAATATTATTTCTTCATGCGCTTATGAAACTGCAGTAGTTGGGAGTACGAAGGCGAGAGAAAAAGATGGTGTCAGTCCTGATATTCTGATCCGGGCTTTTCAGGAGAGGATACATGGGAAATGTATCCTCTTTCCGGATGCAGCTGTGGAGGTGCAGGTGAAAGAAAACATGATCCTAGTTCATGCTTATTCCCGAAGAAAGGGAATGACAGTATCGACAGAGCATAGAATGAAAGTGACGGATCCTGAAAAATATATACGTGATTTTCGAAGAATCGGGAAATAA
- a CDS encoding Flp1 family type IVb pilin, protein MWRLHYFMHLMKEKKGIGVVEVILILVVLIGLVIIFKSQLTSLVQTIFQKITSESAGI, encoded by the coding sequence ATGTGGAGACTACATTATTTTATGCATTTGATGAAAGAAAAAAAGGGAATTGGCGTAGTGGAAGTGATTTTAATTTTAGTTGTGCTGATTGGGCTTGTCATTATTTTTAAGTCCCAGCTTACCAGCCTGGTCCAGACTATATTTCAGAAAATTACAAGTGAAAGTGCAGGAATCTGA
- a CDS encoding prepilin peptidase — MRITKIIQELNVENLICLGVLTGISVYDILFRKISGFVLMLGSILAIGYGLTVSENPWYICAAGAAVGGILLGIAYVTDQAVGYGDGWLLAALGVYLGIWAVLEVLIVAWGLMAGAAAVCLVKKRWSRHAALPMTPFVTFGFIIFMVSECIYE, encoded by the coding sequence ATGCGGATAACAAAAATCATTCAGGAACTTAATGTGGAAAACCTGATATGTTTAGGGGTTCTGACAGGAATTTCTGTGTATGATATATTATTCAGGAAAATTTCCGGATTTGTCCTGATGTTGGGAAGTATACTGGCAATAGGATATGGACTGACCGTATCGGAAAATCCCTGGTATATTTGTGCGGCAGGAGCGGCAGTCGGAGGCATCTTGCTGGGAATTGCCTATGTGACAGATCAGGCGGTGGGATATGGAGACGGTTGGCTTTTGGCAGCTCTTGGTGTCTATCTGGGAATCTGGGCTGTTCTTGAAGTGCTGATCGTGGCATGGGGGCTGATGGCAGGGGCAGCCGCAGTGTGCCTTGTAAAGAAAAGATGGTCCAGACATGCAGCTCTTCCAATGACGCCGTTTGTAACTTTTGGTTTTATTATATTTATGGTCAGTGAATGTATTTATGAGTGA